One Neoarius graeffei isolate fNeoGra1 chromosome 9, fNeoGra1.pri, whole genome shotgun sequence genomic window, gaaatcacaaaatgggctcaggaatatttccagagaacattatctgtgaacacaattcacagtgccatccgccgttgccagctaaaactctatagttcaaagaagaagccgtatctaaacatgatccagaagtgcagacgtcttctctgggccaaggctcatttaaaatggactgtggcaaagtggaaaactgttctgtggtcagacgaatcaaaatttgaagttctttatggaaatcagggacgccgtgtcattcggactaaagaggagaaggacgacccgagttgttatcagcgctcagttcagaagcctgcatctctgatggtatggggttgcattagtgcgtgtggcatgggcagcttacacatctggaaagacaccatcaatgctgaaaggtatatccaggttctagagcaacatatgctcccatccagacgacgtctctttcagggaagaccttgcatttaccaacatgacaatgccaaaccacatactgcatcaattacagcatcatggctgcgtagaagaagggtccgggtactgaactggccagcctgcagtccagatctttcacccatagaaaacatttggcacatcataaaacggaagatacgacaaaaaagacctaagacagttgagcaactagaatcctacattagacaagaatgggttaacattcctctccctaaacttgagcaacttgtctcctcagtccccagacgtttacagactgttgtaaagagaaaaggggatgtctcacagtgggaaacatggccttgtcccaacttttttgagatgtgttgttgccatgaaatttaaaatcacctaatttttatctttaaatgatacattttctcactttaaacatttgatatgtcatctatgttctattctgaataaaatatggaattttgaaacttccacatcattgcattccgtttttatttacaatttgtactttgtcccaacttttttggaatcggggttgtatctttaGTCAACCCCTCATAAAATAtgaaaatatgtttttatttttctctctgtgTTTGCAAAATGTGACAGTATAGCCATATTTAACATTGCAATGGAAGTCTATGGTGCCAAATAAAACAtcaaatttatttataaagcacttcaAAATGAATGTAAAATTCAGCAGCGCGCAAAAGTGATACTCAATTCCCTCAAGTGGACACTTGGCTTGATGCTAATGGAGCCATTTACTTCCAGTGATTGTGCCAAACTATGTTTATGGATGCAATTTGGGCAaaatgttgacaaattaaaggggtatgaatacttttgccactgtaTGTTCATATTCATCTATTAGAATATCCATGAGACGAACGAACAAAATGTAAAGTGTACAATACATTCGCCAAATAAAGCGTTCCATACCAGCTTCCACGAACGTTCTCAGGAACGCTGTGATTCGGCACGTGCTCTCCAGGTCAAAGTCCTCATCATCACTGTCCTCCTCCACAGGCCAAGTGATTTTCTGTAGGATTATCTAAAAGAACACAAATATAAACATTTCACAGCGACACAAACAGTTTTTGTGGTACCTAAAAATCTACACGGTCATAAAAATGTCTTCTTCCCTCCCCTCACCGTTCGAATGTTTTTCAACCCAGAGTACAGAGACTGTTCTCACGAATTTGCGTCTGTATAACACGCCAATCCATGTGCTGGTAAATCGTGTTGCCACAACGCACTTTCTCCCTATCTCGTGTCTCCCAACGCCATGCGACCTTGACACATTTCGCTGCAGACTGTTCTCACGAATTTGCGTCTGTATAACACGCCAATCCATGTGCCGGTAAATCGTGTTGCCACAACGTGCTTTACCAAATTGATTTAGTTAATTAATAACCTACACAGGGACTCAACTGCTTACCTTTCTTCTATCAGCACTCGCGACTCGTTACGGAGAGGGTGGAGCTGTAATCATGGTGGCTGAAACACGGTGTGAAAAGGTGTTGACATTCATGACTTAAGAAGGCGTTGACATTCACGACTTAAGATAACGCGTAGAGACAACACGAGATTGGACGGTCAGAATGGCGTGTATATTTATGCCTCGTCATGATGACATGTTGAAGAGATTTGTCTACTGTACCACATGAAGTCATACTTTGGGGGGGGTCACTCAGCATGCACATACATGGTGCATAAATTaatcaaataaacaaaaaactgaCTCACCTGGGGTGTGAACTCAATTTCGGACATTCTGGGGAACATCAGTTGGACCACATCTGGCCTTGAGGAAAGAAGCGGCCAGAGCATTACGTCTTTAAGGCCCTTTCTCAGTTGTTTTATCTGCCGTGTAATCCTACCAATGACCTAAGAGACAGACATAACCCATATTACAGACCTAATTCACAACTCAACTATTAAGGATGTTGGCAACACTCAGTAGGTAACTTGTTTACAATCACACAATGAGCCACTATATAATAGTTAATAATGAACAGTTGACAAATAACTTTTTAAAGGTTTATCATAACGCTCATTCACAATATCAGATGTACAGAGGTTTGCATGAACATTCATACCCTTGAACTTAAAAATGCCATTTCATATTAAACTTGATCTACAAAAAAGAGGACTGCATGCAAAAGTATTCAATGCAAAATTGCAATTCAATTCAATGCAAAATTGCAATTCAATGCAAAAGTATTCAATGCAAAAGTTTAGCATGATTTTCACCACTTATTTACTGCACGCATGGCATGTGTCTGCCAGTGTTAACATAAGCCATAAGACTTCACAAACTTCACAACAGCAACTATATAATTCAACAGCTTATCAAGGAGGAACTCACTGCATGGAGGAGAAGTTTGTTTTGCAGCCATCTCCTGTTTGTTCTTGTGACTGCTGGGAGGTCCCAGGACATGCAGAGAGCTGAAATAGTGTCCTTCTCTTCAGGTGTAAGTTCTTCTTTATCAAGCTAGAATCCATGCTTAAACGTtatttccacaaaaaaaaaaacagcatgtcAATTTGTATGCTTACCAGTTTTATGATATTCCTGATGTGTAGATCAGGGCAGTCTTCAATAACAACCGTTGCCACTTCGGGGTCTCCATTGAAAAGCACATGAATCACAGCAGGACTTAACCCTGTGACAAGGGGGCCATCATGCAGAAAGCTGTGGGCCAACATCCTATCTGCAACCCTGAAGAGGCTGCTTTCAATGAGTGCCTCTGATGCTGCTGGTACAAGATGGTCAGGTTCTCCCTCAAATAATAGTGTTCGGCCTATTCCTCCTGTCAAGTATCAGCAAAGCAGAAATCACAGCAATTATTAATTACTTAAATTAAACATAACACCATATTATCCAGCAAAACAGTAGGAAACTTACCAAGCCCTAGACTGAATCCAAACTGGAGTTTGGATAttattgttgtcatgaagaacCTCATCACTCCCTCTCCAACAGCAGCATCACCTGAGAAAGTGAAACATACTCATAAAAGCACAGTGACTGAGACCCCATTTTCACTCATacacatatatatttttaaatttatttgtaaatttCCAAGCCATAGTTCATAGTTCCATAGTCCAAACTTGTGAATCGGCAGCATAAATTCTGGAAATAAACTACTTTAATTACACACTctacttttaatgtatttatgttACAGACTATGTATTAGTTACTTAATTTGTCCTTCATTTTAGAACACAACCCTGACAAACTAATACCTACCAGCAAGAGTACAGTTGAGTGGACATGCCCACTTCTGCTGCTGCTTGTAGAATGACAGAAGCTGTTGTTCCCGCTCCTCTTCTGAGCCTCGAACATCCATCTTCATCTTAAGTGTTTCCCCATTGGCATGCTCCCTTAGAAGATTCTCTTTAAAAACTTTAGCCGCTCGAGCTGGCTCTTTAATAAGTTTCCAATCTAAAAAACAATCGAGAGAATTAAAAGGACATCTAATATTAATAGGCATGTTAAGACAGAGAGAAAGCAAGCAAAGCAGCATTCTGACCGGCTACATATTTTAAGCTGTAATATACATTGAGGGCCAAATGAAGCAAGATGTGATTTTTAAGGTTGTGTCCCAAATTGTAATGACTTTTTTTCAGTAACTTTAAGTCTGAAATGCTAAGATGTATTGTATTTTACAAAGCTATTATGTGCGAAAAATAGCATTATGTTGTCCATCAATATTTCCTATTTACTTTTTTACATTTCCAATCTCCTAGCAGTCCATTGTTATGTCACTAACCATTGTCTGTTTCATTGTAATCACACTCCTCCAAGTCAATCACTACTGGTTTTACTGCATTCTCAACCGATGGTCCAGGCACTTCAACATCGTCACTGACTGGGGTCTCTCCATTATCTTCTTTTGGGCCTCCCTCTTGATCTCTCTCTGAATCCTGCATTGGTGCCCTAAAAGTTAACAAAAATTAAATATAGAAGCGTCATACTACCTCATTTTTTGTTAAACACTCAAGAGACATTTTCTTTAAGTAAATATGGTACGTTTCAGAAAATACATACTCATTGCAGGTCAACCTGTGACACTTCATCTCAGAAAAAATAACCTCCTTCTGACAAGTGATGCAAGGTATAGCAGGACCAGAGGTATGACATGGCCTCTCCTGAACAACAAACGACTTTTGatcaataatttcaataaataaaatacaccacTGAGCTTGAAAGTCTCTGTAAATAAACTTACACAGTCTAAGGGTAGATCCTGTTGTAGTGGATGTATGTAGAGTGTGGCCTGTCCAATCATCGTTGATGGATCCTTCAAAAAGGCTAAGGTGTATCCTGTGCTGGGACATGGCAGTAATGCAAGACTTTGGCTGCAAGTTGGCCCTGTAATTTTAAGAAGTTCAAAGCCTCCTCCTTCTTGCAGCTTTGGATAAACTTCCATCAATTTATTCGTTATAACCATAGGATCACTGGGATTCCCTGTATTAGAAAAAAAGACTACATAGAAATG contains:
- the LOC132892211 gene encoding uncharacterized protein LOC132892211, with the translated sequence MDSPHITLTKMGPHDEPKAFIDLFEQAAQTWGWPIERRVARLLPFLTGEVQLAVQQLLDDSQLNYSDLKRAILQAPMQDSERDQEGGPKEDNGETPVSDDVEVPGPSVENAVKPVVIDLEECDYNETDNDWKLIKEPARAAKVFKENLLREHANGETLKMKMDVRGSEEEREQQLLSFYKQQQKWACPLNCTLAGDAAVGEGVMRFFMTTIISKLQFGFSLGLGKFPTVLLDNMVLCLI